One genomic region from Xiphophorus couchianus chromosome 21, X_couchianus-1.0, whole genome shotgun sequence encodes:
- the skida1 gene encoding SKI/DACH domain-containing protein 1, with the protein MGDLVCGFEEMQGVRLGYLLIKGKQMFALSQVFTDLLKNIPRTTVHKRMDYLKVKKHQCDLEELRKLKAINSIAFHAAKCTLISREDVEALYVSCKTERVLKSAKKRRATAACARADDDEEEHAPSGVLRADAELMWKEKVWFSLHGVPENLALHGRAGRRRELSPSSCLTDAKLPQFYHKAHGRDCRWTTKSSRKHVKNYETEKCAGNRFAVSQRHAFFRQPVLFQSAAAAAAAQSRLSRSAGDSLHKRKRRREGGGRSKHVHLHAPPVLLVQPKSSGASFGAFHLTPDFYLDPRPHHHHHHHHHHHHHHNNSSSSNINNNEPGFAESYSSDTESCSTYSDPQCQDSDFGSGFSSSSSSSEEEEEEDDTQSESSEVSSDEDEESSTQSDSSSVSSRVSVQSIRFRRARVGLHTGKAPLVLQPTFHYNNQQHRTLSHGDSRQDKHQQCCFGEPRKDSLQLNPVANGSIFTGPAKEKAFDCDPNRTEEDPVPYSPGIDPNKASLPAAFKSRGFSAHAEPSKLQKCVDKREKLKPSTPPKRIKTESEEPHATASPYPDSGRTAFNLSNVKIKVEESCDEYEYLQSQTAVVKCKGDKADLSGAIKHGGFSSSWIKAAEKSPDVAPRSPCGPQECRSSQDAPSVKEGEQRNKTCRAPGREAKKRRISRTHIKQNVPRVNEAPASSSCSSSSSSSSTTEDLRSRRKRSTASSLAAAAAASPAKTPFSLMANFPSPPSLVVDSDGDLCPAYSLSSLRAAGPPPPSHPVWRWQPGGQILPPPLHTQRTRKY; encoded by the coding sequence ATGGGAGACCTGGTTTGTGGGTTTGAGGAAATGCAAGGAGTGAGACTGGGATACCTGCTCATCAAAGGGAagcaaatgtttgctttgtctCAGGTCTTCACCGACCTGCTGAAGAACATCCCTCGGACTACGGTGCACAAGCGCATGGACTACCTGAAGGTGAAGAAGCACCAGTGCGACCTGGAGGAGCTCCGGAAGCTCAAGGCAATAAACTCCATCGCTTTCCATGCCGCTAAGTGCACACTTATATCGCGGGAGGACGTGGAGGCTCTGTACGTCTCCTGCAAGACGGAGCGGGTGTTGAAGTCCGCGAAGAAAAGGAGAGCGACAGCGGCGTGCGCCCGCGCGGACGACGACGAGGAGGAGCACGCGCCCTCGGGTGTCCTGCGCGCGGACGCGGAGCtgatgtggaaggaaaaagtttgGTTCAGTTTGCACGGCGTCCCAGAGAATCTCGCGCTGCACGGCAGAgcggggaggaggagggagctGAGTCCTTCTTCTTGCCTTACCGACGCCAAACTACCTCAATTTTACCACAAAGCCCACGGACGGGATTGCCGTTGGACGACCAAATCCAGCCGCAAACACGTCAAAAACTATGAAACTGAGAAATGTGCAGGGAACAGATTCGCTGTGAGCCAAAGGCACGCGTTTTTCCGGCAGCCGGTCTTGTTCCAGTCCGCCGCcgccgcagcagcagctcagtccAGGCTCTCGCGCTCAGCCGGCGACTCGCTCCACAAAAGGAAGAGGAGGCGCGAGGGGGGCGGCAGGAGCAAACACGTGCATCTGCACGCGCCGCCGGTGCTGCTAGTCCAGCCCAAATCCTCCGGAGCTTCTTTCGGTGCTTTCCACCTCACTCCGGATTTCTATCTGGACCCGCGACctcaccaccatcaccaccaccaccaccaccatcaccaccaccacaacaacagcagcagcagcaacatcaacaacaacGAGCCCGGCTTCGCGGAGAGCTACAGCAGCGACACCGAATCCTGCAGCACATACTCGGACCCACAGTGCCAGGACTCGGACTTCGGCTCCGGgttctccagcagcagcagcagctccgaggaggaagaggaggaagacgacACTCAGTCGGAAAGCTCAGAGGTCAGCTCCGATGAAGATGAGGAGAGTTCCACTCAGTCCGACTCGAGCTCCGTTTCGAGCCGCGTTTCGGTCCAAAGCATCCGGTTCAGACGTGCACGGGTGGGTCTGCACACCGGGAAAGCACCTTTGGTCCTGCAGCCCACCTTTCACTACAACAACCAGCAGCACAGGACGCTGAGTCATGGCGACAGCAGGCAGgacaaacatcaacaatgttGCTTTGGTGAACCACGAAAGGACTCTTTACAGTTAAACCCGGTGGCTAACGGCAGCATTTTCACCGGGCCCGCAAAAGAAAAAGCGTTTGACTGTGACCCAAACAGGACTGAGGAGGATCCGGTCCCTTACTCCCCGGGGATCGACCCGAACAAGGCCTCTCTCCCGGCCGCATTCAAGTCCCGGGGGTTCAGCGCACACGCTGAGCCCAGCAAGCTCCAAAAATGCGTCGATAAGCGGGAGAAGCTGAAACCGAGCACCCCGCCGAAAAGAATAAAGACCGAGTCCGAGGAGCCCCACGCAACCGCGTCCCCCTACCCCGACAGCGGCAGGACAGCCTTCAATCTCAGCAACGTGAAAATAAAAGTGGAGGAAAGCTGCGATGAATATGAATACCTGCAGAGCCAGACCGCTGTGGTCAAATGTAAAGGAGATAAGGCCGATCTCAGCGGAGCCATCAAACATGGAGGCTTTTCTAGCAGCTGGATTAAAGCCGCGGAGAAAAGCCCCGACGTGGCCCCCAGGTCCCCCTGCGGTCCTCAGGAATGCAGGAGTAGCCAGGACGCCCCCAGCGTAAAGGAGGGggagcagagaaacaaaacctGCAGGGCTCCGGGGCGGGAGGCAAAGAAACGCCGAATTTCCCGGACGCACATAAAACAAAACGTGCCTAGAGTCAACGAGGCTCCCgcttcctcttcctgctcctcaTCTTCTTCGTCCTCCTCCACCACGGAGGATTTACGGAGCAGACGCAAACGCAGCACCGCCAGCAgcttagcagcagcagcagcggcttCTCCAGCTAAAACGCCTTTCAGCCTGATGGCAAATTTCCCATCCCCGCCGTCGCTCGTCGTTGACAGCGACGGGGATTTGTGCCCTGCTTACTCACTGAGCTCACTGAGGGCAGCCGGGCCTCCTCCTCCGTCCCACCCCGTATGGAGGTGGCAGCCAGGCGGCCAGATTCTCCCTCCCCCACTGCACACTCAGAGAACGAGGAAATATTGa